The window GAAGAGCAAGAGAGCGAAGACAAACCTTATCTGCCTCCTGCCCCACCTGCCCAGGACCTACTCGAGCCACTAAGCCAACGCGAGCTGGAAGTACTCCGGCTGATTGCCCAGGGACTCTCAAACCGTGAGATCAGCAAGCGCCTTTTCCGCGCATTGAGTACGATTAAGGGACACAACCGAATCATCTTTGACAAACTACAGGTTAAAAGCCGAACCGAAGCGGTAGCACGTGCTCGAGAGTTGGGTCTGTTGTAGCCTGAAGGTCGATTTTTCCACACATTTGGGCTCGAGCACTGCACGCAGGTGGTTTATAACGGCAAAGCTTTGGTACTTCCAAGCTCTCTATAACCCCACAACCATACCCCCGACGATACTTTAGTAGCTACCCGTCAATACCGTGTCGTCGCTACGCTGCTCGTAGTGGCACGGCCTGTTATGACCTGCCACAACAAAGGAGGAAAAATGGATATGGCAAGACTCAAGCTTGCGGCGCTGTGGACAGTGGTTATGTTTAACATAGCTTTTGCCGACATAGTTGGATTTGTACACCCTGGCACTTTAGAGAAGATTATCGATGGTTCCTTGGGTTTCCCAGTCACTCCAGAGTTGCTGCTCGTCTTCTCTGTCTTCCTCGAGATTCCTATAGTGATGATATTCCTGTGCCTCGTCTTGTCCCCTAGAAGCAACCGCCGGCTTAACACCCTGGCAGTGATTCTGACCACCCTTTTTGTTGTGGGAGGTGGCAGCGCAACCTACTCTTACGTCTTCTTTGCAACGGTTGAGATCGTATGCATGTTAGCCGTCATGTGGTTGGTATGGAAAAGGCCGACAAACCAAACTGAATCGGTTC is drawn from Deinococcota bacterium and contains these coding sequences:
- a CDS encoding DUF6326 family protein, with protein sequence MARLKLAALWTVVMFNIAFADIVGFVHPGTLEKIIDGSLGFPVTPELLLVFSVFLEIPIVMIFLCLVLSPRSNRRLNTLAVILTTLFVVGGGSATYSYVFFATVEIVCMLAVMWLVWKRPTNQTESV